A portion of the Actinomycetota bacterium genome contains these proteins:
- a CDS encoding thiamine pyrophosphate-binding protein, with protein sequence MALINGGEAVVRALLKEGVRWVFGIPGGQLCTFTDAIARVGARGGMEFVMTHHEAVAAHMADAVSRTSDMVGVCTGTVGPGAVNLVTGVYAAYNDSIPMVVITPQIHSNRSYPFKGSQQQLDQVALFRPITKWNALVNRFDRIPEMVQWAFREATSGRPGPVHLDINVDVLFANGEVEDEAFISPARYRTSTRPYGDPEAVEAAVEMLLAAERPLIHAGGGVMRSKAWDEVRELAEHLQIPVTTSVSGRGTLPEDHPLLFLPKGMGAIMAESSSDVVLNVGCTMSELDFWGKPNMWGEPSAQKFIYVDIDPRVIGLNRQFDLGIIGDAKMVLRQMVEMAKQKSGPVSERGFISDYREMEEQALNAYEELARSDAKPIHPLRLITDAVDLLGRDGIMVMDGGNTALWVNIAGRVYEPRSYLFAEGTGQLGVGLPYAMGAKLANPDRPVYVLHGDGSFMINCQDIETAVRLKLPIIDIVSNDSAWGMIKGAQHAAFDGRYCGVEFGDSRLDLLADSMGARGIRVESPEEIRPALEEAAASDRITVLDVAVDREANLDVPVLFSMIVDLWLQGCDAPYCGLEE encoded by the coding sequence ATGGCGCTGATCAACGGGGGCGAAGCGGTGGTGAGGGCCCTTCTGAAGGAAGGGGTCAGATGGGTATTCGGCATCCCGGGCGGGCAGTTGTGTACCTTCACCGATGCCATCGCGCGCGTAGGCGCCCGTGGAGGCATGGAATTCGTGATGACCCACCACGAGGCCGTCGCCGCTCACATGGCGGACGCGGTGTCCCGCACCTCGGACATGGTTGGAGTGTGTACCGGCACGGTGGGCCCGGGTGCCGTCAACCTGGTCACGGGGGTCTATGCCGCCTACAACGACAGCATCCCCATGGTGGTGATAACCCCCCAGATCCACTCAAACCGTTCCTATCCATTCAAGGGTTCACAACAACAGCTCGACCAGGTCGCACTCTTCCGTCCCATCACCAAGTGGAACGCCCTGGTGAACCGCTTCGACCGCATTCCGGAGATGGTGCAGTGGGCCTTCCGGGAGGCGACCAGTGGCCGCCCCGGTCCGGTCCACCTCGACATCAACGTGGACGTGCTGTTCGCCAATGGCGAGGTAGAAGACGAGGCTTTCATCTCGCCCGCGAGATATCGCACCTCCACCAGGCCGTACGGTGATCCCGAGGCGGTAGAGGCGGCGGTGGAGATGTTGCTGGCGGCGGAGAGGCCCCTCATCCATGCAGGCGGCGGCGTTATGCGATCCAAGGCGTGGGACGAGGTGCGAGAGCTGGCCGAGCACCTGCAGATACCCGTCACGACCAGCGTGTCAGGGAGGGGAACGCTGCCAGAGGACCACCCGCTGCTCTTCCTCCCCAAAGGCATGGGGGCGATCATGGCGGAGTCCAGCTCAGATGTAGTGCTCAACGTGGGCTGCACCATGTCCGAGCTGGACTTCTGGGGCAAGCCGAACATGTGGGGAGAGCCGTCGGCGCAGAAGTTCATCTACGTGGATATCGATCCCAGGGTGATCGGCCTCAACCGCCAGTTCGACCTGGGCATCATCGGCGATGCCAAGATGGTCCTGCGCCAGATGGTCGAGATGGCGAAGCAGAAATCGGGTCCGGTCTCGGAGCGCGGGTTCATATCGGATTACCGCGAGATGGAGGAGCAGGCGCTGAACGCGTACGAGGAGCTGGCGAGGTCCGATGCCAAACCCATACACCCGTTACGCTTGATCACTGACGCCGTTGACCTGCTGGGACGGGACGGCATCATGGTCATGGACGGCGGTAATACCGCCCTGTGGGTGAACATCGCGGGCAGGGTCTACGAGCCGCGTTCCTATCTCTTCGCCGAGGGCACCGGCCAGCTGGGCGTGGGACTGCCCTATGCCATGGGGGCCAAATTGGCGAACCCCGACAGGCCGGTATATGTCCTGCACGGCGACGGATCGTTCATGATCAACTGCCAGGACATCGAGACCGCGGTGCGCCTGAAGCTGCCCATCATCGACATCGTCTCCAACGACAGCGCCTGGGGCATGATCAAGGGGGCGCAGCATGCCGCCTTCGATGGCAGGTACTGCGGGGTGGAGTTCGGCGATTCCCGCCTCGACCTGCTCGCCGACTCCATGGGGGCGAGGGGCATCAGGGTGGAGAGCCCGGAAGAGATACGGCCAGCACTTGAAGAGGCCGCCGCCTCTGACCGTATTACCGTGCTGGACGTCGCGGTGGACCGGGAGGCCAACCTGGACGTGCCCGTGCTCTTCTCCATGATCGTGGACCTGTGGCTGCAGGGGTGTGACGCGCCCTATTGCGGGTTGGAGGAATAA
- a CDS encoding class I SAM-dependent methyltransferase: MPVGESQRRRKVMPPYSASADIYDRMVGCFAFDHWRENFELLEERFGFDLSVVADAACGTGIAASYLAERGAMVYASDLSPQMLAQAAAWRANGRIRYMLQDMRYLQVPVRASLVNCATDAMNHLLAEADVESALASFRAALRPGGYAVFDMNTPWQLREGSDPETWEFDVEGQHMRWLSSWDEKEMIHTLTIVFTARGVGGLDVVEEHRERAFEVPWMLDALRRMGFTFAEAFDAAGLGGAVERTRRLVYVARA, translated from the coding sequence ATGCCGGTCGGTGAGAGCCAGCGTCGGCGAAAGGTAATGCCCCCTTACTCGGCATCGGCTGACATCTACGACCGCATGGTCGGCTGCTTCGCCTTCGACCACTGGAGAGAGAACTTCGAGCTGCTCGAGGAGAGGTTCGGGTTCGACCTCTCCGTGGTCGCGGATGCCGCTTGCGGCACTGGAATCGCGGCATCGTATCTCGCGGAGAGGGGGGCGATGGTTTACGCGAGCGACCTCTCTCCGCAGATGCTCGCGCAGGCGGCGGCATGGCGGGCGAACGGCCGCATCAGGTACATGCTGCAGGACATGCGTTACCTGCAGGTGCCCGTAAGGGCGAGCCTCGTCAACTGCGCCACCGACGCCATGAACCATCTCCTGGCCGAGGCGGACGTGGAGAGCGCCCTGGCATCCTTCCGCGCAGCTCTGCGCCCTGGCGGCTATGCCGTCTTCGACATGAACACCCCGTGGCAGCTGAGGGAGGGTAGCGACCCGGAGACGTGGGAATTCGACGTCGAAGGCCAGCACATGCGCTGGCTGAGCTCCTGGGATGAGAAGGAGATGATCCATACCCTGACCATCGTGTTCACGGCGCGTGGAGTAGGCGGCCTGGACGTGGTAGAGGAGCACCGCGAAAGGGCATTCGAGGTGCCCTGGATGCTGGACGCGCTCCGGCGAATGGGGTTCACCTTTGCGGAAGCCTTCGATGCGGCGGGCCTGGGCGGAGCGGTGGAGCGGACACGGCGACTTGTCTATGTGGCGCGCGCCTGA
- a CDS encoding flavodoxin family protein — protein sequence MKEENRYLLALYTSPRPQGNTALLLDRLVEGAAESGIRAVSFQAAQMDIRPCRACNACFKEGECVQEDDMQTIYPHLFQAGAVAMAAPIFSMNICAQAKALIDRCQRQWSIRYVLERDPVEDDFAIERRGFFLSCCGRDRPETFECTRPTMAYFFFIIGVKNWESLTFSGVDEAGDILSVAGAVERARGLGRSLGTGLPPG from the coding sequence GTGAAGGAGGAAAACCGCTACCTGCTGGCGCTGTACACCAGCCCGCGACCCCAGGGTAACACCGCGCTGCTCCTGGATAGGCTGGTCGAAGGGGCGGCAGAGAGCGGGATCAGGGCCGTGAGCTTCCAGGCGGCGCAGATGGACATCCGGCCCTGCCGTGCCTGCAACGCCTGCTTCAAAGAAGGTGAATGTGTTCAGGAAGACGATATGCAGACCATCTATCCCCATCTCTTCCAGGCGGGTGCTGTGGCCATGGCTGCGCCCATATTCTCTATGAACATATGCGCCCAGGCAAAGGCGTTAATCGACCGCTGCCAGCGCCAGTGGTCCATCCGCTACGTGCTGGAGAGAGATCCCGTGGAGGATGATTTCGCCATTGAACGCAGGGGTTTCTTCCTCTCCTGCTGCGGCAGGGACAGACCGGAGACCTTTGAGTGCACCAGGCCTACCATGGCCTACTTCTTCTTCATCATCGGCGTGAAGAACTGGGAGTCGCTGACCTTCTCGGGTGTGGACGAGGCCGGAGATATCCTCTCGGTCGCGGGGGCGGTCGAGCGGGCACGCGGGCTGGGCAGATCACTGGGTACGGGGCTGCCCCCCGGATGA
- a CDS encoding lysophospholipid acyltransferase family protein, protein MTIQEVRTLIRFYIGWPIFRVVAMVYRFRKSGYENVPRKEPLIVVANHNSRKDPVAINLALRRPVRYMAKKEVFDPRNSLFEFLMVRFFFAYPVDRERPGPDAIRRTISFLDRGDCVGIFPEGTRHDDEALHPFTHGAAYFAWKTGVRILPVGMTERKGEYYHVNIGKPFEVPQLRGRPHKVLPQITALIRERVLELLPDDWEDLDEEPAGEAIP, encoded by the coding sequence TTGACTATTCAGGAGGTGAGAACGCTGATACGCTTCTATATCGGCTGGCCGATATTCCGGGTCGTCGCCATGGTCTATCGTTTCCGTAAAAGCGGCTACGAGAACGTCCCCCGTAAAGAGCCCCTGATCGTGGTGGCCAACCACAACAGCCGCAAAGACCCGGTGGCCATCAACCTCGCACTGAGGCGGCCCGTGCGCTACATGGCCAAGAAAGAGGTGTTTGATCCCCGCAACAGCTTGTTCGAGTTCCTCATGGTGAGATTTTTCTTCGCCTATCCCGTCGACCGTGAGCGCCCCGGACCGGACGCCATCCGGAGGACCATATCCTTTCTGGACAGGGGCGACTGCGTGGGCATCTTCCCGGAGGGGACCCGGCATGACGACGAGGCCCTGCACCCGTTCACCCACGGTGCCGCTTATTTCGCCTGGAAGACCGGGGTTAGGATACTGCCCGTAGGGATGACCGAGCGCAAAGGGGAGTATTACCACGTCAACATCGGCAAACCCTTCGAGGTCCCGCAACTCAGGGGCAGACCGCACAAGGTGCTGCCTCAGATAACCGCGCTCATCAGGGAGCGTGTCCTGGAACTCCTCCCCGACGACTGGGAGGACCTCGACGAAGAACCCGCCGGCGAAGCAATACCATAG